The Candidatus Komeilibacteria bacterium CG_4_10_14_0_2_um_filter_37_10 genome contains the following window.
CAGTACTGCCTGGTAGATTACCCAATCTATTATTAAATGGTTCTATGGGTATTGCCGTTGGTATGTCTACTTCCATCCCGCCGCACAATTTGACGGAGCTAGTTGATGCTATTACTTATTTACTCGATAATTCAGAAGCTACTATTGATGATTTAATGGAGTTTGTTAAGGGTCCTGATTTTCCCACCGGTGGTGTGATTTATGATATTAATGAGATTAAATCCATGTATGCTTCAGGTAAGGGATCAATCGTGATGCGTGGTCAAGCTGAGATCGTGGAGACAAAAGGTGATAGTTACAATATCATTGTTACCGAGATACCATATCAGGTAAATAAAGCCACGATGCTGGAGCAGATTGCTGATTTGGTAAAAGATAAAAAGATTGATGGTATTCGCGATTTACGTGATGAATCCGATCGTCATGGCGTACGAGTGGTGATTGAGTTGAAGAAAGACGCCTATCCCAAGAAAGTACTAAATAGTTTGTATAAGCATACCGCTCTGCAAACCAGTTTTCACGTTAACATGTTGGCTTTGATTGACGGTATTCAGCCGAAAGTACTAACTTTAAAAATGTTTTTACAAGAGTATATTAAACATCGTGAGGAAGTTATCAAGCGACGAACACAATATGATTTAGATAAAGCTCGGGATCGTGCTCATATTCTTGAGGGATTAGTTTTGGCTTTACACGATATTGATAAGGTTATTGCCTTAATTCGTAAGTCCAAAGATAAGGACGAAGCCAAGGTTAATTTAATGAGTAAATTCAAACTATCCGATCGTCAAGCGGTGGCTATTTTGGAAATGCGCTTGCAACAACTGGCAAATTTGGAGCGGGTAAGAGTAGAAACGGAATTAAAGGAAAAGAAAGCACTGATCAAAAACTTGATAGCGATTTTGGCTAGCGTGGCGAAGATCAGAGCTATTATTAAAAAAGAATTGGCGGAAATCAGAGAAAAGTACGGTGATGATCGCCGTACCAAGATCGTTAAGTCAGCAGTCAATAAATTATCCACGGAAGATTTGATACCCAATGAAGCTACAGTAGTAATGGTGACGCGCGATGGCTACATTAAACGTTTGCCACCAGATACGTTCCGTACTCAATCCCGTGGCGGCAAGGGCGTCATTGGCTTAACTACCAAAGAAGAAGATATGGTAGAACATTTCTTCTCTACCAATACGCATGCCGATCTAATGTTCTTTACCAGTCGGGGGCGGGTTTTCAAGCTCAAGACTTATGAAGTACCAACTGGCGGTCGCCAAGCCAAAGGGCAGGCAGTAGTAAACTTTTTGCAATTAGCGCCAGAAGAAAAAGTAACAGCGATTGTTTCCACGGAAGATTTAAGTACCTATAAGCATTTGGTAATGGTGACCAGACAAGCCTTTATTAAGAAAGTCAGACTTGATTCCTTTAATAATGTTCGTCGTTCGGGTTTGATTGCGATTAAGCTGAAAGGCGACGATTTATTACAATGGATTAAACCGTCAACCGGTAAAGACAATGTTGTTTTGGTTACAGCCAAAGGACAAGCGATCAGATTCAAAGAAGAGGATGTCCGGGAAATGGGACGCAATGCCGCTGGTGTTCGTGGTATTCGTTTGAAAGGAAAGGATCAGGTTGTTGGTATGGATATTTTGGATAATGGTAAAGTAGGTAGTGGCGAGCAACTACTCATTGTCATGGCTAATGGTTATGGTAAACGCACTAGTTTAACATCTTATAAAGTACAGCATCGTGGCGGTACTGGTATTCGGACAGCTAAGATAACTCCCAAGACCGGAGAAATTGTCTCAGGCTTCATTGTTAGTACTCACCGAGAAGGTGATGATATCATTATCATTTCTGAGCAAGGGCAAGTGATTAGACTAAAGCTGAAGTCCGTTAATATTATTGGTCGCGATACTCAGGGAGTAAGACTGATGAGATTTAAAGAGGTTAATGACAAAGCCTCAAATGTTACCTATTTATAGTTGATTTTTGGAGTAAAATAGTAAAATCCTGCCCTGTACCGTATGGTACAGGGCAGTGGTTTTGATTACTACAAAACGGAATATATATTATAGGTTTATATAAATTACGGACAATATAATTAATTATTTATTGGCTAATTTTAGCACAATACTATTAATTATGTACGAATATCTTATAATATCTATTGACATATTATTACAGATGTGTTATGTTTAGTTGTTTCTAATAATAAGTACATTCATAAACAAAGAAAGGTTAGACATGAAAAAATGGATTGTCTTTATCATGCTGTTATGTAGCGTAGCAATTTACGCGCAGAACTTAAGGGGATTTCAATTTACTGATCCGGCTAAAAGCTCATTACTCGCAGTTTTTCCAAATAATAGTCAGTATCCGTATCCACGAACATTTATTGCCTGGGGAACAATTACTGATAGTCTTAATCAGCAGTATTACTGGATTTCCTTTATTAACAGTGATTACCTGTATCAGTTTTATGTATCAACACCACTAAGTAAGACGGAAATAAAAAAAATTGCTCATCTTCAGGATAGCTATGGCAGGAACTGGGATCAGGACGTGTCACCAAGTTATCACCGAACATTGATACAAACATCCAATGATTGGATTGACGAAAAAGCATTTCCTCGATTTTATTCTTGGCGTTATGGTCGAGAAAAAAATAAGATTGGCATTTATGACCTAACTAAAGTCACCCAGTATTACTGTCATAAGTTAGCAACAGTCCTTGGTCGCGTGGAGATCAAACAAGTTGTTCGCAAATACGAACAAATTGGCTATCCATTGAATTAATAAAATCCGGCAGAAGCTTTTTAAAAAAGTTTCTGCCCTGATCTCAAATCATTAATATTTAATGTTTTGAGATAAGAAACAAAAAAGTACATTGATAAACAAACGAAAGGAAGATAATGAAAGTTCAAACAGTTTTTCTTAACCCTACTTATTCGAAAGAAGAGTATTGTCAGCTGCTAAATAATAAGGGGATTATTAGTTCTCCGGAAATTGCTAGTTCTTTAACTGATTACATTTTCGATTATACCGTGGATGATTTACAGTCAGAAAATATACCATCATTGGAGCTTTTGAAAAAGATGGTTAAAAAAGAAGACATAACCGTGCAAAAAGAAATCATTCAAGTGCTAATTGAGCATTATGATAAGCGAGTTGCTGACTATCAGAGCCAATATGGTTATTATGGTAAAAGAGCGATTAATCAGGTAAAGCAGCAGGGATGGTTTGAATGTCTACGGGCGCAAAAAGTATTTCAGTTATTATATCGAATATTGACCGGTGAAGATTTTGTTAGTTTCTATGGATCGATCTTTTTTAATCAAGTATCAAATTTGGACGAACAAGCATTATTTTAAAATCTTTGGAGAAACGTCAAACGCTTCTCCACTTTTCCCAGGTTGTTATGATTAATGACCTGAGATAAGAAACAAAAAAGTACATTAATAAACAAAAAGGAGTATCCCATGAGTAAGTACGAACAATTAGTTGCTG
Protein-coding sequences here:
- a CDS encoding DNA gyrase subunit A, encoding MGKAKPHSKSKSIQPELLDQRVGGVQDLSIVEEMETSYLDYAMSVIVQRALPDVRDGLKPVHRRILYAMWDIGLKASAKFRKSATVVGEVLGKYHPHGDSAVYDSMVRMAQDFAMRYRLVNGQGNFGSMDGDSAAAMRYTEAKLMGVAEELLLDIDRDTVKFIPNYDGTQKEPAVLPGRLPNLLLNGSMGIAVGMSTSIPPHNLTELVDAITYLLDNSEATIDDLMEFVKGPDFPTGGVIYDINEIKSMYASGKGSIVMRGQAEIVETKGDSYNIIVTEIPYQVNKATMLEQIADLVKDKKIDGIRDLRDESDRHGVRVVIELKKDAYPKKVLNSLYKHTALQTSFHVNMLALIDGIQPKVLTLKMFLQEYIKHREEVIKRRTQYDLDKARDRAHILEGLVLALHDIDKVIALIRKSKDKDEAKVNLMSKFKLSDRQAVAILEMRLQQLANLERVRVETELKEKKALIKNLIAILASVAKIRAIIKKELAEIREKYGDDRRTKIVKSAVNKLSTEDLIPNEATVVMVTRDGYIKRLPPDTFRTQSRGGKGVIGLTTKEEDMVEHFFSTNTHADLMFFTSRGRVFKLKTYEVPTGGRQAKGQAVVNFLQLAPEEKVTAIVSTEDLSTYKHLVMVTRQAFIKKVRLDSFNNVRRSGLIAIKLKGDDLLQWIKPSTGKDNVVLVTAKGQAIRFKEEDVREMGRNAAGVRGIRLKGKDQVVGMDILDNGKVGSGEQLLIVMANGYGKRTSLTSYKVQHRGGTGIRTAKITPKTGEIVSGFIVSTHREGDDIIIISEQGQVIRLKLKSVNIIGRDTQGVRLMRFKEVNDKASNVTYL